The following coding sequences are from one Paenibacillus tundrae window:
- a CDS encoding C40 family peptidase, whose translation MFKKKLTAAVLSLTFALSLGAGSAFADSKMDEVIDSAMGTTYKSGGTTLNGFDCSGFTRYVFDKLGIDLARQSSSQFDMGDSVSRSEMRPGDLVFFNTSGSGVSHVGIFVGEGKFAHSSSSKGVTISALSENYWANRYVGAKRIMSTDAYETLARD comes from the coding sequence TTGTTCAAGAAGAAACTAACCGCAGCTGTACTTAGCCTCACATTCGCATTATCGCTTGGAGCGGGCAGCGCGTTCGCAGATTCAAAAATGGATGAAGTAATTGACTCAGCAATGGGAACTACATACAAAAGCGGAGGAACAACGCTTAACGGCTTTGACTGCTCTGGGTTTACACGGTATGTATTCGACAAGCTTGGCATTGATCTGGCTCGCCAATCAAGCTCCCAATTCGACATGGGTGATTCCGTTTCCCGTTCAGAAATGAGACCTGGCGATCTGGTATTCTTTAATACTTCCGGCAGTGGAGTATCACACGTAGGAATTTTCGTTGGAGAAGGTAAGTTTGCACACTCTTCTTCTTCTAAAGGCGTTACGATCAGCGCATTGAGTGAAAACTACTGGGCTAACCGCTATGTTGGCGCTAAACGTATTATGAGCACGGACGCGTATGAAACACTCGCACGTGACTAG
- a CDS encoding transglycosylase domain-containing protein: MNQTRQKTRKRGFRIWKFVKGISVLVVLGLIATAAGLVYLYATSLPLADSDRNSRLLDSQGDIIATFSAGGKDSVPVQLQDISPDLVHATLAVEDRKFYEHYGFDIRGMGRAVLVNLEHMQMSQGASTLTQQLARNLYLSHEKTWTRKAKEAMYTAQLEMKYSKDEILQMYLNEIYYGHGAYGIEAASRMYFGKSAKQLDLAESAMLAGIPKGPTYYSPYNHMKNAKDRQKIVLNAMADIGEITQAEADKAYEEMLQFRPESERKTVEKAPYFRDYIRNLAIKELGISEAMLDHGGLNIYTTLDLRVQKAAEDAVSKGMDATGELETALVSIDPRTGYIKAMVGGKNYRTNQINHVLATTRQPGSAFKPIMYLAALESKQLTSASIFNSEPTSFQYDNDRKTYKPGNFGDKYLGEIDLRKAIAASDNIYAVNTIMQIGPEQVVSMARNLGITSNMSAVPSLALGTSPVSPLEMASAFSVIAAGGQRTPPVAILQVTDAAGRVLYEAPQTKAETVVEPAAAYVLTRLMESVFENGGTGNRVSATIKRPVAGKTGTTNTDAWLVGFTPELSTAVWVGYDQGKAISTADGRRAAPMFAQFTEQALASVPPKIFSVPDNVVSVYIDPESGKLAGNGCPEKRLEVFIDGTEPTEVCRSASEDSESGSDDMTHEVQQQQGLQEEKHSWWRDFKRWWVE, from the coding sequence ATGAATCAAACACGCCAAAAGACCCGCAAACGCGGGTTCCGTATATGGAAATTCGTCAAAGGGATCTCTGTGCTGGTTGTACTTGGTCTGATTGCCACAGCAGCCGGACTCGTCTATCTATATGCCACTAGCCTGCCCCTAGCTGACTCCGATCGCAATTCCAGATTATTGGACAGCCAGGGCGACATCATCGCAACCTTCTCTGCTGGCGGCAAGGACTCGGTACCCGTACAACTGCAAGATATCTCGCCAGATCTCGTTCATGCCACACTGGCTGTAGAGGATCGCAAGTTCTATGAGCATTACGGCTTCGACATTCGGGGTATGGGACGAGCTGTACTCGTTAACCTGGAGCATATGCAGATGTCTCAAGGAGCCAGTACGCTAACACAACAACTCGCACGTAATCTATACCTGTCCCACGAGAAAACATGGACACGTAAAGCCAAAGAAGCTATGTACACTGCTCAGCTTGAGATGAAATATAGCAAGGACGAGATTCTACAGATGTACCTGAATGAGATCTATTATGGTCATGGAGCCTACGGCATCGAGGCTGCTTCACGCATGTATTTTGGCAAAAGTGCTAAACAACTGGATCTCGCTGAGAGCGCTATGCTGGCGGGTATTCCAAAAGGTCCAACCTATTATTCACCGTATAATCATATGAAGAATGCCAAGGATCGTCAGAAAATTGTATTAAATGCTATGGCAGATATCGGAGAAATTACACAGGCCGAAGCGGATAAAGCTTATGAGGAAATGCTCCAATTCAGACCCGAAAGTGAACGGAAAACGGTGGAAAAAGCCCCTTATTTCCGAGATTATATCCGGAATCTAGCCATCAAGGAACTGGGCATCAGTGAAGCAATGCTGGATCATGGGGGATTGAACATCTACACCACACTAGATTTACGTGTGCAAAAAGCCGCAGAAGATGCTGTATCCAAGGGTATGGATGCTACTGGTGAGCTAGAGACCGCACTGGTCTCCATTGACCCTCGCACAGGCTATATCAAAGCAATGGTCGGTGGCAAAAATTATCGCACCAATCAGATTAACCACGTGCTGGCAACAACACGTCAGCCAGGTTCAGCATTTAAACCCATTATGTACTTGGCTGCACTGGAGTCTAAACAGCTCACTAGTGCATCTATCTTTAATAGCGAGCCTACCTCGTTCCAGTATGACAACGATCGTAAGACGTACAAACCGGGGAACTTTGGTGACAAGTACCTTGGTGAAATCGATCTAAGAAAAGCAATAGCTGCATCAGACAATATATATGCGGTTAATACGATCATGCAGATTGGGCCAGAGCAGGTAGTGAGCATGGCTCGAAATTTAGGGATTACAAGCAATATGAGCGCTGTCCCTTCCCTTGCACTCGGCACCTCACCCGTTAGCCCATTGGAGATGGCATCTGCCTTTTCAGTCATCGCTGCCGGCGGTCAACGTACACCTCCTGTGGCTATTTTACAGGTGACTGACGCTGCAGGTCGTGTTCTATATGAAGCACCTCAGACCAAAGCAGAAACAGTCGTTGAGCCCGCCGCGGCCTACGTGTTGACTCGGTTAATGGAGAGTGTATTTGAAAATGGCGGAACAGGGAACCGCGTCTCAGCTACCATCAAGCGACCCGTTGCAGGTAAAACAGGAACAACCAATACAGACGCCTGGCTGGTCGGCTTCACCCCTGAGCTCTCAACTGCCGTCTGGGTTGGGTATGATCAAGGAAAAGCAATCTCCACTGCTGATGGGCGCCGCGCGGCTCCCATGTTTGCCCAGTTCACGGAACAGGCACTCGCCAGTGTGCCACCCAAAATATTTTCGGTACCAGACAACGTTGTTAGTGTCTACATTGATCCTGAATCCGGTAAGCTAGCCGGTAATGGATGCCCAGAGAAACGACTTGAAGTATTTATTGATGGAACAGAGCCGACGGAAGTATGTCGCAGTGCTTCAGAAGACTCGGAATCTGGAAGCGATGATATGACGCATGAGGTACAGCAGCAACAGGGTCTACAGGAAGAAAAACATTCATGGTGGAGAGATTTCAAACGTTGGTGGGTAGAGTGA
- a CDS encoding YwhD family protein, with product MEQNEQNGKKQIALNIVSAKSKHKGFGAGSIDLNNLSPVIIDQGEAKIDIGAMHAKSKVERGIKFSTNREDVPNGRQVWLVWVAVDRTEQGQLYGGATACEMWIDTEAKRGWKLLADHVNRMDYALKRRFMLDDLGPEERAALKTLLISHNEEWWNASPDVLKEALS from the coding sequence ATGGAACAAAACGAGCAAAACGGCAAAAAACAAATTGCCTTGAATATCGTTAGTGCAAAAAGCAAACACAAAGGTTTCGGTGCGGGTTCTATTGATCTGAATAACTTATCCCCGGTCATTATTGATCAAGGCGAAGCCAAGATTGATATTGGTGCAATGCACGCGAAGAGTAAAGTGGAGCGTGGCATCAAGTTTTCGACCAATCGTGAGGACGTACCTAATGGACGCCAAGTATGGCTTGTTTGGGTAGCTGTAGACCGTACAGAGCAGGGACAGCTATATGGTGGTGCGACGGCATGTGAGATGTGGATTGATACGGAGGCTAAGCGTGGATGGAAATTGCTTGCGGATCATGTGAACCGCATGGATTATGCGTTGAAACGCCGCTTTATGTTGGATGATCTGGGTCCAGAAGAACGTGCAGCCCTGAAGACACTTCTGATCTCACATAACGAAGAATGGTGGAATGCTTCCCCGGATGTGTTGAAGGAAGCATTGTCCTAG
- the speE gene encoding polyamine aminopropyltransferase, whose amino-acid sequence MELWFTEKQTPVFGITAKIKQTYVTEQTDFQDLAMIETEEFGNMLILDGMVMTTVKDEFVYHEMAAHPALHTHPNPKKVLVVGGGDGGVIREVIKHSTVEKAVLVEIDGKVIEYSKKYLPEIAGKLDEPNVEVLVNDGYMHIIEHKNEYDVIIVDSTEPVGPAAPLFERGFYQGIYESLKEDGIFVAQTDNPWFKADLIQKVNKDVKEIFPIVHVYGCNIPTYPSGLWTFTMGSKKHDPLGVDETQIPEMDTKYYSPRLHKAAFVLPKFVEDLTK is encoded by the coding sequence ATGGAACTATGGTTTACGGAGAAACAGACCCCTGTATTCGGGATCACCGCGAAGATTAAGCAGACTTATGTAACAGAGCAGACAGACTTTCAAGATTTAGCTATGATAGAGACCGAAGAATTCGGTAATATGTTGATCCTTGACGGTATGGTTATGACGACAGTAAAAGACGAGTTCGTGTATCATGAAATGGCAGCTCACCCTGCACTCCATACCCATCCGAATCCGAAAAAGGTATTGGTTGTTGGCGGTGGCGACGGTGGTGTAATCCGTGAAGTCATTAAGCATAGTACAGTAGAAAAAGCAGTTCTCGTTGAAATCGACGGTAAAGTGATTGAATATTCCAAAAAATATTTGCCTGAAATCGCCGGTAAGCTGGACGAGCCCAATGTGGAAGTCCTTGTGAACGACGGCTACATGCATATTATTGAACATAAAAATGAATACGATGTGATCATCGTAGACTCCACCGAGCCTGTAGGGCCAGCTGCTCCATTGTTTGAGCGTGGTTTCTACCAAGGCATTTATGAATCACTCAAAGAAGACGGAATCTTTGTTGCCCAAACGGACAACCCTTGGTTCAAGGCAGATCTAATCCAGAAGGTGAACAAAGACGTCAAAGAAATCTTCCCGATCGTACATGTGTACGGCTGTAATATTCCAACATACCCAAGCGGACTGTGGACTTTCACCATGGGTAGCAAAAAACATGATCCGCTTGGGGTGGATGAGACTCAAATTCCGGAGATGGATACGAAGTATTACTCTCCGCGTCTGCACAAAGCGGCATTTGTACTTCCTAAATTCGTGGAAGATTTAACGAAATAA
- a CDS encoding alpha-N-arabinofuranosidase: MVNVTLKADSNQGLINRNIYGHFSEHLGRCIYEGIWVGEDSPIPNTDGIRNDVLTALQKLNIPVLRWPGGCFADEYHWKDGVGPLSERARMINTNWGGVEENNHFGTHEFLRLCELLGTEPYISGNVGSGTVQEMQQWVEYMTFDGESPMANWRKSNGREKPWKLTYFGVGNENWGCGGNMRAEYYADEYRRYATYVRNYSDNQIYKIACGPNEDNYHWTEVLMREAHQHMSGLSLHYYTLPTGVWQDKGEATGFNESDWFQTLKRTLHMEELIVKHSEIMDKYDPECKVGLIIDEWGTWYNVEPGTNPGFLYQQNTMRDALVAGINLNLFNKYNKRVQMANLAQIVNVLQALVLTEGEKMILTPTYHVFDMYQIHMDAERLELDYESPGYTFGEDTIPQLSLSASRDQEGVIHVTACNLSHTDELEVVCQLQATESSVASGRILHHGEIGAFNTFEQPENVTPSEWTGITLENGQLRFVLPPASVGVIAIKA, encoded by the coding sequence GTGGTTAACGTTACTTTAAAGGCGGATTCTAATCAAGGATTAATAAATCGCAATATCTATGGGCACTTTTCTGAACATCTAGGTCGTTGTATTTATGAAGGAATATGGGTTGGAGAAGACTCACCTATTCCAAATACTGATGGCATTCGCAATGATGTACTAACAGCTCTGCAAAAGCTAAATATTCCGGTGCTCCGTTGGCCGGGCGGCTGTTTTGCCGATGAGTATCACTGGAAGGATGGCGTGGGGCCGTTAAGTGAGCGTGCACGAATGATCAATACGAACTGGGGCGGCGTGGAAGAGAACAATCATTTTGGAACTCATGAATTTCTGAGACTGTGTGAACTGCTTGGAACGGAGCCTTATATTAGTGGTAATGTAGGAAGTGGTACAGTTCAAGAGATGCAACAGTGGGTTGAATACATGACGTTTGACGGCGAATCACCAATGGCCAATTGGCGGAAGAGCAATGGTCGTGAGAAGCCATGGAAATTGACGTACTTTGGGGTAGGCAACGAGAACTGGGGATGCGGCGGCAATATGCGAGCAGAATATTATGCTGACGAATACCGCCGATATGCCACATATGTACGCAATTATTCCGATAACCAGATTTACAAAATTGCCTGTGGTCCAAACGAGGATAACTATCATTGGACAGAAGTATTAATGCGTGAAGCTCATCAGCATATGAGTGGACTCAGCCTACATTATTACACCCTCCCAACGGGCGTATGGCAGGATAAAGGTGAAGCGACTGGTTTTAATGAAAGTGATTGGTTCCAGACGTTGAAGCGCACGCTTCATATGGAAGAGTTAATTGTAAAACATTCCGAGATTATGGATAAATACGACCCTGAATGTAAAGTCGGTCTGATTATCGACGAGTGGGGCACATGGTACAACGTGGAGCCAGGAACTAACCCAGGATTCCTCTATCAGCAAAATACAATGAGAGATGCCCTGGTAGCAGGCATCAATCTGAATTTGTTCAATAAGTATAACAAGCGGGTGCAAATGGCAAACCTTGCACAGATCGTGAATGTGCTACAAGCACTTGTTTTGACTGAAGGCGAGAAGATGATCCTTACGCCAACATATCACGTCTTTGATATGTATCAGATTCATATGGATGCAGAGCGACTGGAGCTGGATTATGAGAGCCCTGGATATACTTTTGGTGAAGATACAATCCCACAGCTTAGCTTGTCTGCATCACGTGATCAGGAAGGTGTAATTCATGTGACCGCATGTAATCTTAGTCATACGGATGAGCTGGAAGTGGTGTGCCAATTGCAAGCTACCGAGTCTTCCGTTGCGTCAGGACGTATTCTGCACCACGGGGAGATCGGTGCATTTAATACGTTTGAGCAGCCAGAGAACGTTACTCCATCAGAATGGACGGGTATTACGCTGGAAAATGGCCAATTGCGGTTCGTATTGCCGCCTGCATCTGTTGGAGTCATTGCAATAAAGGCATAG
- a CDS encoding DUF1934 domain-containing protein, whose amino-acid sequence MSNMRPVQIRLHSRYEGEDVLQEMQGEAVLKGSVLYVRYQEPQTGPEGGITRTTLKMSGQSIKIIRHGEVESEQTFELNRKLPGFYRSPYMAFSLSTHTQELELSIQGLNARAAWSYDFYRFDEESGHFAISLHIQEEPI is encoded by the coding sequence ATGTCGAACATGCGACCGGTTCAGATCCGGCTGCACAGCCGCTATGAAGGTGAAGATGTGCTGCAGGAAATGCAGGGTGAAGCTGTGCTGAAAGGGTCTGTTCTCTATGTTCGTTATCAGGAACCACAGACCGGCCCTGAAGGTGGGATTACCCGAACAACATTGAAAATGAGCGGACAATCCATCAAGATTATACGTCACGGCGAGGTGGAATCGGAGCAGACGTTTGAATTAAACCGAAAGCTTCCGGGCTTTTATCGTTCTCCTTACATGGCTTTTTCCTTGTCCACGCATACACAGGAGCTGGAACTTTCCATTCAAGGATTGAACGCACGCGCAGCGTGGAGCTACGACTTCTACCGCTTTGACGAAGAATCCGGACATTTCGCGATTAGTTTGCATATACAGGAGGAACCAATTTAA
- a CDS encoding M1 family metallopeptidase, whose product MIPRRAKSWLTAFLALCVLIAGAWITLGYTRSTTSELPVLAPEVGKPPGKPKTSAPPESVQTPTAEVFSDRVVEYHIDVKLVDGNVLQGTQTLTWTHPGKKTVNELYFHLYPNAFSSSDTTFMKESGGKLRGDVMPTDGYGSMKITEMKTEDGLSLLNRMQYVQPDDGNMKDKTLIKIRLPKPVKGGESITLHTRFEVQLPKIFARMGNADNFVMAGQWFPKISVYEPTGRRGRTAEGWNLHQYHGNSEFYADFGIYSVRIRVPESYKVAATGFPTQQAVVKNNEKIYQFYADDVHDFAWAASPHFVYAEEPFSAPNVPGVRIKLYLDPAHQDLKERYFYAAKAALANYSKWFGTYPYSTLSIVVPPKTGNGAGGMEYPTLVTAFGADDTTPGYDLERTVVHEIGHQYFYGMLASNEFEEAWLDEGFTSYAEDKLMEQEYGLVPNLPVQAGLITSPAPLTQEAWKFDSQNHYAANVYTRGKLVLLGIEQQVGSKTMERILSTYVKKYRFKHPTSADFQKVVEQVTRTSWSTYFDQYVYGDGMADFAVEKISVTPIQKGEQEVYESSVTIQKKGSNYMKVPVRIVFEDGHIVNKQWNGNEERITYKLTYTSPVSWAMTDPLYTVVLENRHMDNFLKANLDEPSKFRWSLSATKLVEAIFGSLSW is encoded by the coding sequence ATGATTCCACGACGCGCCAAGAGTTGGCTCACCGCATTCCTTGCCCTGTGTGTACTTATTGCAGGAGCATGGATTACGCTGGGATACACTCGCTCCACAACATCCGAATTGCCTGTGCTCGCCCCAGAAGTGGGCAAGCCTCCAGGAAAACCCAAAACCTCCGCACCTCCAGAAAGCGTGCAGACCCCGACTGCTGAAGTGTTCAGCGACCGTGTGGTGGAATATCACATCGATGTGAAATTGGTGGACGGAAATGTGTTACAGGGAACACAGACACTAACCTGGACTCATCCAGGCAAAAAAACGGTCAACGAGCTTTATTTCCACCTGTATCCCAATGCATTCTCCTCTTCAGACACTACTTTTATGAAGGAGTCTGGCGGAAAGCTTCGTGGGGATGTTATGCCCACAGACGGCTACGGATCCATGAAGATTACGGAGATGAAAACAGAAGACGGTCTGTCACTTTTAAACCGCATGCAATACGTACAGCCGGACGACGGAAATATGAAAGACAAAACACTGATCAAAATCAGATTGCCCAAACCGGTGAAGGGCGGCGAGAGCATAACGCTGCACACTCGATTTGAAGTACAACTACCCAAAATTTTTGCCCGTATGGGAAACGCAGACAATTTCGTGATGGCAGGGCAATGGTTCCCTAAAATTAGTGTATACGAGCCTACAGGTAGACGTGGCCGCACAGCCGAGGGTTGGAATTTGCACCAATATCACGGCAATTCCGAATTTTATGCCGACTTCGGTATCTATAGCGTACGCATTCGAGTACCGGAATCATACAAGGTAGCCGCAACAGGTTTTCCAACGCAGCAGGCAGTTGTGAAAAATAACGAAAAGATCTATCAATTCTATGCCGATGATGTTCATGATTTCGCATGGGCAGCCTCACCGCATTTTGTTTATGCCGAAGAACCTTTCTCCGCCCCCAATGTTCCTGGAGTAAGGATCAAACTCTATCTTGACCCTGCGCATCAGGATCTAAAAGAACGATACTTCTACGCTGCTAAGGCAGCTCTAGCGAACTACAGCAAATGGTTTGGCACTTATCCCTACTCTACACTCTCCATTGTCGTTCCTCCGAAAACTGGAAACGGCGCAGGAGGCATGGAGTATCCAACATTGGTGACTGCCTTTGGGGCGGATGATACGACACCCGGGTATGATCTGGAACGAACCGTTGTCCATGAAATTGGTCATCAGTATTTCTATGGTATGCTCGCTAGCAATGAATTTGAGGAAGCTTGGCTAGACGAAGGGTTCACCTCTTATGCAGAGGATAAGTTAATGGAGCAAGAATATGGTCTAGTCCCTAACTTACCCGTTCAAGCAGGTCTGATTACGTCTCCAGCCCCGTTGACACAAGAAGCATGGAAGTTCGATTCACAGAACCATTATGCAGCAAATGTGTATACACGAGGCAAGCTTGTTTTGCTCGGTATCGAACAACAAGTTGGCTCCAAAACAATGGAACGCATCCTCTCTACTTATGTGAAGAAGTACCGTTTCAAACATCCTACTTCAGCAGATTTCCAAAAGGTCGTGGAGCAAGTTACTCGCACTTCATGGTCTACGTATTTTGATCAATATGTATATGGCGATGGGATGGCGGACTTTGCTGTGGAGAAAATCAGCGTAACTCCGATTCAGAAGGGCGAGCAAGAGGTGTACGAATCCTCTGTAACCATTCAGAAAAAGGGAAGCAATTATATGAAGGTTCCTGTACGAATTGTGTTCGAGGATGGTCATATCGTGAATAAGCAATGGAACGGAAACGAGGAGCGGATCACATATAAGCTTACTTATACTTCTCCGGTTTCTTGGGCCATGACCGACCCCCTGTACACTGTGGTATTAGAGAATCGTCATATGGACAATTTCCTGAAAGCTAATCTGGACGAACCCTCTAAATTCCGCTGGAGTTTGAGCGCAACCAAACTTGTAGAAGCTATTTTCGGAAGTCTGTCATGGTGA
- a CDS encoding DUF6171 family protein, translating to MNSRLSMETGQKSERSLCKGCDDQYDVQISEAKLARLVELASRSRPIVADAEYERRLSSCYSCSALQYGSTCRYCGCLVQVRAKLLDSTCPFPYDSRWA from the coding sequence ATGAATAGCCGTTTATCTATGGAAACAGGTCAGAAATCTGAACGTTCGCTTTGCAAAGGTTGCGATGATCAATATGATGTACAGATTAGTGAAGCCAAGCTAGCGCGTCTTGTGGAGCTAGCCTCACGTTCACGTCCTATTGTTGCAGATGCCGAATATGAGCGGAGATTATCCTCCTGTTACAGCTGTTCGGCGTTACAGTACGGTAGCACTTGTCGGTATTGTGGTTGTTTGGTACAGGTGCGTGCCAAACTGCTAGATTCAACCTGTCCATTCCCGTATGATTCACGATGGGCCTGA
- a CDS encoding carbamoyl transferase, giving the protein MKAKIREGWFLVRQHIFIAALLFIYQLVWGYFIYRLVQSAVVPLLLRYPDTDAGELSTLLFKMESQLSLSTHPEVHRYLWILGAMLLLRMLITPLIQAGLLYSLQHFNQSEERTPFVRGIKVLWKPMLLLHFIRTLLMLLPAYWLVPRLFAILMDGFHSLQLLLTGIPYVSLWIVYGWIIHHMMLYMQFGASAPDGEGRARGALYALWIALRHLVPVIGIALLLGGLHLLIFGAFTSASWLLTGLAGLILQQTYPLARCLMSLWKICAHFRLWQSKSTRS; this is encoded by the coding sequence GTGAAAGCAAAAATACGTGAAGGCTGGTTTCTCGTCCGTCAGCATATATTCATAGCCGCACTACTATTTATCTATCAATTAGTATGGGGATACTTTATCTATCGATTAGTGCAGTCTGCGGTTGTCCCGCTGCTGCTTCGTTATCCTGACACGGATGCTGGAGAGCTCAGTACCCTTTTGTTCAAAATGGAAAGTCAACTCAGCCTCTCTACTCATCCCGAGGTTCATCGGTATCTGTGGATTCTTGGAGCCATGCTGCTGCTACGCATGTTAATCACTCCCCTCATCCAAGCAGGACTGTTGTACTCATTACAACACTTTAATCAATCGGAGGAGCGCACTCCTTTTGTCCGTGGTATCAAAGTGTTGTGGAAACCGATGTTACTACTGCACTTCATCCGAACGTTGTTGATGTTGTTGCCGGCCTATTGGCTTGTGCCCAGACTATTCGCCATTCTAATGGATGGATTCCATTCATTACAACTGTTACTGACGGGTATTCCATATGTTTCCTTATGGATTGTGTACGGCTGGATTATTCATCACATGATGTTATACATGCAGTTCGGTGCATCAGCTCCAGATGGAGAAGGCCGAGCACGCGGTGCATTATACGCTCTATGGATCGCGCTTCGTCATCTCGTTCCTGTGATTGGCATCGCCTTGCTTCTGGGAGGGCTTCATCTGCTCATCTTCGGCGCTTTCACTTCGGCATCGTGGTTGTTAACAGGGCTAGCTGGCCTTATATTACAGCAAACGTATCCTCTGGCTCGCTGTCTGATGTCTCTATGGAAGATATGCGCCCATTTCCGCTTATGGCAGTCCAAGTCGACTAGAAGTTGA
- the speB gene encoding agmatinase produces MKLDQAYSGNVFICSSEDYENSKAVIYGMPMDYTVSFRPGSRFGPSHIRQASVGLEEYSPYLDKSIVDMTYFDAGDLLLPFGNAGRSLEVIHEYIGSLLADDKFPIGLGGEHLVTWPVIQQMYKKYPDLILIHIDAHADLRENYEGEPLSHSTPVRKAAELMGGKNIYQFGIRSGSREEFQYGRENINFYPFEVAAPMKEALPKMGNRPVYVTIDIDVLDPSAAPGTGTAEAGGITSKELLEAIHMIAGSDVNVVGCDLVEVAPIYDPTQQTQIVAAKMIREMLLGFVK; encoded by the coding sequence ATGAAACTGGATCAAGCTTATTCAGGAAATGTATTTATTTGCAGCTCTGAGGATTATGAAAATTCCAAAGCGGTTATCTACGGTATGCCGATGGATTACACGGTCAGCTTCCGTCCGGGCTCCCGTTTTGGCCCATCTCATATCCGCCAGGCATCGGTTGGACTTGAAGAGTACAGCCCGTATCTCGACAAAAGTATTGTAGACATGACTTACTTTGATGCTGGAGACCTGCTCTTGCCTTTCGGTAATGCTGGACGCAGTCTTGAAGTCATTCATGAATACATCGGTAGCCTGCTGGCTGACGACAAATTCCCGATTGGTCTCGGCGGAGAGCATCTGGTTACTTGGCCGGTCATTCAACAAATGTATAAGAAATACCCGGATCTGATCTTGATTCATATTGATGCACACGCAGACCTTCGTGAAAACTATGAAGGAGAGCCATTGTCCCACTCTACACCAGTACGTAAAGCGGCTGAGTTGATGGGCGGTAAAAATATTTATCAATTCGGTATTCGTTCTGGTTCCCGCGAGGAGTTCCAGTATGGACGCGAGAACATCAACTTCTATCCGTTTGAAGTTGCAGCTCCAATGAAGGAAGCTCTTCCGAAAATGGGCAACCGTCCAGTGTATGTGACCATTGATATCGATGTGCTTGATCCTTCTGCGGCGCCAGGAACAGGAACGGCAGAAGCGGGAGGCATTACATCTAAAGAACTGCTTGAAGCGATCCACATGATCGCAGGCTCTGATGTGAACGTAGTTGGATGTGATTTGGTTGAAGTTGCACCGATCTATGATCCAACACAACAGACTCAGATTGTGGCTGCAAAAATGATTCGTGAAATGCTGCTTGGATTCGTGAAGTAA